GAGACACACTGGACGAGGGGCTGGTGGGGGCAGGTGGTGCAGTCTAGTCACCTGGCCTCTCTTCCGGAAGGTCCTCCTCAATGGGGGGTGCAGGCTGGCAGCGGAAATGGTCGTTCCAGATCTTAAGGAAGGTTACCCGGAACTTGTGGATGCGGAAGGCATAGACTATGGGGTTCATGGCTGAGTTGCCATGCGTGAGGAAGATGGCGACGTAGATGAGGATGCTGGGCTTGTGGCAGGAGGGGCAGAAGAGGGTGATGCAGTTCAGGACATGCAGGGGCAGCCAGCTGAGGGCGAAGAGGAAGAGGATGAGGGCCAGCGACTTGGCGATCTTCAACTCCTTCCCATAGTACTTCTGCGGGTCGCCGGAGGAGGCCGACACCTTCTTGTTGAGCTGCTTGCGGATCAGGTAGAAGACCTCCAGGTAGATGAGGACCATGAGGAGCAGCGGGGGCAGCACCCAGACGAAGAAGTTGAAGTAGACCATGTACTCCATGCTGATGACCTTCTCAAACTCACACTTGATCACAGGCTCGCCCACACTGCCGTTTGCCACCCAGTCCTGTCTCACCTGGCTCAGGTTGTTCCAGCCAAACATAGGGGTCAGGCCCACCACAAAGGAGAGGATCCAGCAGCCGGCAATGGCCACTGCGGCCCTCCGGGGGGTCACCACCGTCTTGTACCTGAGCGAGAGGAGGGCAGAGTTAGAGCAGCGACCCCACCCCTGTGGTCTCTAGGAGAAggccctccccaccccagggccCCGTGAGTTGGGAGGTGCATATCTAGGCAGCCGAGTCTTCAGGATCTAAGACTTAGGCCAGATCTTGCGATGCTTCTCCTGCAGAGGAAGGAAACCTGGTTAGGGATAACAAAAACagtaacagaaaataacaaggcTCTCCTTTAGGAGTTTCAATAAACATTAGAACActggttgccatagagtcaactccaactcacagcgaccccatgtgtctctgagtagaactgtgctccatggggttttcagtggctgatttttcagaagtaggtcaccaggcctttcttccaaggtgcctctgggtgaacctaAAGCACAAGCTTTCAGGCagcagccaagcctgttaactgtttacactaccccaaaacccaaacccaaatccactgccatcgagtcaattctgactcatagcaacttgcccataggatttccaaggctgtaaatcttttcagaaacagactgccacatccttctcccacagagcagctggtgggttcaaactgccgacctttcagttagcaactgagtgctttaaccactgtgccatcagggctccatccaCTACTAGGGACTTCTTAAttaagattaaaccaaaccaaaccaaacccactgctgtgaagttgattccaacccatagcgaccctgtaggacagagtagaactgccccacaatgtttccaaggctgtaaatctttatggaggcagactatCTCACCTTTCTcacgcagagtggctggtagattcaaaccaccaacctttcggttatcagctgcgcacttgaccactgcgccacctacAATTGCTCACGGGTGCTTGGCCTATCCGCACTAGACATCTCATCATCACTTCACTGGCGTAGGAAAGCACTGGCAGAATGAgcgcccatttcacagatgaggaaactgacgtTCGAACAGTCAAGTGATCTGTCCAAGTCCACACAGAAGGTGGCGGCTCTGCCCAGTGCTTTCTAACACACATCTACACTGACCCAAACAGCCAGGTGATTAACAACCATCCCTTCCCTTAGGCCATATGACACAACTGCCATTACCTGCCCACAGCTCCCCTTCTTCTGGCCCTGGCCCATGCTCCCCTGCACTGCCCCATCCACCACCTCCATCTTTACCCTCCTGACCCCTCTAATCACTGCACAGTACTTACACCTGAGGGGCTGATCTCGAGGACACTAGGAACCAGCTCTGCAACCCCAAGCTAGTCGGGAATGATTCTTAGGAAAGGAAACTGATGTTCCTTGAGCAGTGGCTGCGTGCTAGATGCTTCCTTTCATTCACCCCTGAATGCATTTATGCGTTCACTCTGCAAACGTTAAGTGTTTTCCATGCCAGGCATCGCTCTCTGTGCCGGGAATAAGATAAAAGGTCCCTGCCTTTACGTAGCTTTGATTTTGGGTGAAGAGACGGATAACActttaaaagaaaggaaataaaccaGGCATTTAGAAGGAGCTGGGTACTTTGAAGGAGATAAACAGGATGATGTCCAGGAGCAGAGCTTTCCAGCCTTTTGAGAGCATCTGTACAGCACGCAGTAAATAGGCGAGGCTGCCCACGGGCCAGAAGGCACTGGCCACGGAGCTAGGCGCTGCAGGCCTCCCCCTTACCCCACTGAGGGCTGAGGGTTTCAATATCTCTGGGCTCCCCTCTTCCTTTAAATCAAAACAGCCCGCAGACACCGCATCCTATGCCCGCACACTGCCATGGTGTGAGTGCCCAGGCTGGGGTCCATCCAGCTCTGCTGAGAAGCTGACTCAGCGGCAGCAGCCTGcccagtttgtgtgtgtgtgtgtgtgtgtatttgtgtgtgtgtgtgcagcttCTGAGATGGATGGGGCGCCCTTCTGAGCACGTCAATAGATTCTGAGGCCCATGGTGTGCCGGCGGGAGGCCCCAACTATCTGTAGTTCTGCAGGTTTCTCCTTCACTGTGATGATTCTCAAGGGCCCTCTCACCTGGACAACATCTCTCCTAGACCCCTCCATCAAAGCCCACCTGCTCCGTGAAGGCTTTACAGGGATGGGAAGGGGAATAGTTTGAAAGGTGGAGAAACCAGTTGTCTTCCAACCCACCTCACCTAGAAGACGAGCACTAGAAGGGTCTTGGGAACCTCACTTCTGATCTCATCATCGTtccctggggaaactgagggCCCCAGCTGACTCCAGCCCTTTCTGTATGGCGCTCCTCCCGCCTCGTGTTCGTAGGATCCTTGTTTTCACAAACAACCAAAGAGCCTTGAAAGCTGGCCAGTTCACTTGCGCCTCACTGAACTTCTTCCTTAAATATAATCCTTATCCTCACCCTCTTGCCGTCACTGAAGCCCATTCCCTACTGTTGGGTCCTCAGCAGAGTAACCAGGGTCTGGTGGAGCCTGAGAGGCATAAGCAGTTTGcgactggctgctaacctaaaggttggcagttcaaacccacccagtcaagaaaaccccgtggagtagttctactctgtaacacacagggtcaccataggatggaatcaactcaacagcaacaggtttgaggaGTTTTTTTGGTGCATACACTGCTAGTCAGAAGACCTGAATTTAGGCTCCAGTTCTGCAACCTAACAGATTAATTTCTTCTCTGTGAAATGAGACAGTGGCACCTGCTTCAGAGGGTGAGGATCAAACGTTAAGATGTTCTGTAAACACCTTATCAGTGTtgctgttgctgggtgctgtcaagttgattctgattcatatagtagccccatgtgacaaagtacaactgccccatccTATTtcttaagctgtaatctttaaagaagcgtatcgccaggtctttctctcacaaagctgctgggtgggtttgaactgccaaccttttggttggcagccaagcacttaactggtgcaccagcagggctccttacccCACCAATAGGAGGTGCTATTGTAGTTATTCTTTGCCTGAGCTCTTGGCCTTCCGAGCCCCTCGAAAAACTCACACCTGAGAAAACTCCAGCATTTCCTGATGCTCAGCAAACACAGCCTGGTGGCTATGAAAACCTCTTGCTCAGGTCTTGTTCCGATGATGACAGTGTGCACCCCACATGCCCTCTCAGAAGTTCTGGCCACGAGTCTATGGGGAGAGGGCAAAGGGCCACAGAGCATTCTGCGGAGAGAACAGAAGGCTGAGGGGCACTGCCACGGCTGTCCCAAGGCCAGGGCGGGGCTGGGCTCCAGGTAACCCTCGCCAGGACCACATGTGGTTGCAGCtgcaaaaggaaggaaggaggccaGGCATCCCCATCACTGCCCATCACACCTACCGTTTATGTCACATTTATCCTTCACAGAGTCTTTTACATTCACGTCTCAGGAAATCCCCGTAACCACCCTGGGAGGTGAGCACCACAGATAATGGAATTTCCCAGATGAGGAACCCGAGGGTTACAAATGGGCAGTAATTTCCCTGGGTTTCCTGAATCCAAGACCAGTGCTCCTTCAGGCAAGCACCAGGCTGACTGTGGGTCGTTCAGATGTGGGGATGATTGGCAGACTGGGAATATCTCTTACCTAAGGGCTTTAAAATGGGAACATACTGACCCTGTTCAAAGAGGGTACTGCCAGAGACAGGAGGATGGGCGAGGTGATTGCTGGTGTTGCTGTCCAGCCTGAGGACAGGGCGTGGGTGTCTAGCCCAGGACCCACAGCTGGGCAGTGATGACCTCCTGAGAGAGGGGATGGATGCTGACAGGGACCCAGGTGGTCAGAGGGAGGAGGCAACTTCTAACTACAGAGGTGTCTTCCTCCACCCCTGCCTTCTCCCCCCTCACCCTGTCTGCCTGGAGCCCCCGGGGTTAAAGCTTTCCTGGGGCTCCTCCAGGACCAGGTCCCAGCAGGCCCTGGGGCTTAGGGTATCAGTTCTCATCTGTTTTTCTTGCTATTTTCTCCTTGGTGGGAAAAGGCTGGACCCAGGACCTTGCCTGGAGTCGGGGGGGCAGGCTCTCACAGGAAGGGCTGCCTCCCAGAGCCAGAGGAGAAACTTCCTTCTCCCTACACGTGGGAAAGAGAAGCAAAGGCTACAAGACCTGAGGCGCAAATAGGGTAGGCCATATTGAACGCACTTCCACACTTGAGGATGTCCCTCCCTAAGTTGGAGTCCAAGGCCTCTCCACCCCCAGGGCTGTGCTGGGGACTGGCAGAGAGATGGCTGCctcaggagtgtgctgtctcagaagggaggaagagaaaaacaGAACAGAGACATTAAAATGGTAAGTAGGGACTGCCCACAAGGCAAGCAG
The DNA window shown above is from Loxodonta africana isolate mLoxAfr1 chromosome 20, mLoxAfr1.hap2, whole genome shotgun sequence and carries:
- the ADORA1 gene encoding adenosine receptor A1 isoform X2, which codes for MSCGAVPRTQPCPARLRRSGRLQVPRTLGTASGTPCQPTGRMSSILALLAIAVDRYLRVKIPLRYKTVVTPRRAAVAIAGCWILSFVVGLTPMFGWNNLSQVRQDWVANGSVGEPVIKCEFEKVISMEYMVYFNFFVWVLPPLLLMVLIYLEVFYLIRKQLNKKVSASSGDPQKYYGKELKIAKSLALILFLFALSWLPLHVLNCITLFCPSCHKPSILIYVAIFLTHGNSAMNPIVYAFRIHKFRVTFLKIWNDHFRCQPAPPIEEDLPEERPGD
- the ADORA1 gene encoding adenosine receptor A1 isoform X1 gives rise to the protein MPPSISAFQAAYIGIEVLIALVSVPGNVLVIWAVKVNQALRDATFCFIVSLAVADVAVGALVIPLAILINIGPQTYFHTCLMFACPVLILTQSSILALLAIAVDRYLRVKIPLRYKTVVTPRRAAVAIAGCWILSFVVGLTPMFGWNNLSQVRQDWVANGSVGEPVIKCEFEKVISMEYMVYFNFFVWVLPPLLLMVLIYLEVFYLIRKQLNKKVSASSGDPQKYYGKELKIAKSLALILFLFALSWLPLHVLNCITLFCPSCHKPSILIYVAIFLTHGNSAMNPIVYAFRIHKFRVTFLKIWNDHFRCQPAPPIEEDLPEERPGD